Within Paeniglutamicibacter psychrophenolicus, the genomic segment CCGTGCTGCGATGCGGGTTTTCACCCCAACACCGAGCACTTTTGTACGCGGAGTGGGGTCCCCCGGCTTTCCCGGATACTGGTCGCTCCGCAGTGCTCTACACATTGAATTAGACCAAACGATGGCAAATAATTCGCAGGTTAAGCAAGTGTGAATCTCAAATTCACCCTCGAATTCACCTTCAACCAAATACATACGCAGCATTTGAAGGAACCCTCACCCAACCTGCCTGGGAAAATGCATTAGGCAAGGAACAAACGCCACCCGGAAGGGGTCGGCAGCGTTCAGTGCAAAATCGGCATGTCAGACTCCTATTGCTCCTGTGCCAACGTCCGTTTGGGGAGCATGACTCGCGCCCGCCGAACCCGCGTGGGCCTACTCTGGCCCCACAACGTTCAAGGCATCATCGACAGGCTATCCCCTGGCGGCGGGCCCCGCCCATCCACGTCGAGGAGATCAAAACTGCCGAAGATCGGGGGCACAACAACCAAGGATGCTGACGGCTTCGAGCGCCTTTCTTCAGCTTCCAGGCCTGCCGTCGCTCCCAATGTGCACGGTTCGCGGTCCGTCAGGCAAGCTGCGGCAGCCGCGCGACAGCGGTAGCCACGTGGGTCGCGAAGCGCCCGGCGGCCGCCTTGACCGCGGCGTCTTCCATCCTCAAAGCGAGCCCACCGAGCAGGTTGAGCCGGCTGTGTTCGATCCAGCGGCGGATATCGGGCTGCCCCTGCCAGAGCCGCTCGCTGACCCAGGTGCGGGTGAACATGGTTGCCATGTCGCGGGGCGTGCTGGCGTAGGGGTTCGGCGGGGCCATGCGGTTCTTCTCCGCTGCGTCGTCCCCGTGGGCCTCGATGAAACCCAGGAGCGCGGCGTTGAACGTCGGCGAATTGTGCCGCAGCTGCTGGAGTGTGATGGTGTCGTGGGCGAAAATAGGCACCTGAGGGGAGCTGGCCAGACCGCGCGCGGAGCAGTCGACGACCAGTGTGCCGGGGCCGATGGCCACGTCTCCATCGGTGAGCCGCAGGCGGCCCGCTTCGACGGACTTGACGTGCCCGAGGCGGATCACGTTGTCGATCTGCCGCAGCGCCGACAGCTCGGCGAGGCTCAACATGGTCCCGCGGTACATCGTGGGCTCGATACCGGAATCGATGCGCATCAGCCTGCCAACATCCTCCAGCCGGTGGCACAGGTCTACCAGGGTGCGGGCTTGGGCACCCGCCTGGGCGTCGTCGGCCAGTCCGTTGATGATCGATGCGACCTGGTCCAGGGGCTGCATGCCCGCCCGATCCGTGAACCACATCTCTCGCGGTCTCACCCAGCGGATCCTTTCGGGGTCGATGCCGGCGTCGAGCAGCCACAGACAGGCATCGACCGCTGTCTTGCCGGCACCGATGACGATGAACCCGCGATGCTCCCCCGCCCGCCCGGGCAGCATCCCGATCGGGGCGAACGCCGCGTCCGGATCGACGGCATAGGACGGCACATGGGTGGCGGGCACGGACGCCTCTTGGTATCGGGCATCGACAACGCGGCGGCGCACGCCGATCTGTTCGATCTCTCCGCTCCCCGTGTGGCGGATGCTGGCCGTGCCGCCGTGGTGATCGAGGAACTCACTCCGGGCGAGGAAGTGCGCTCGTCCGGAGGCCTCCAGCCGACTGGCCCGCACGGTCTCGAAGTATGCGCATACCTCGG encodes:
- a CDS encoding NAD(P)-binding protein → MKTTDYLIIGAGASGLAFADTLLGESDAEVLLIDRRAKVGGHWRDAYSFVRLHSPSAYYGVDSLPLGQNRIIASGRNTGFYEQATGAEVCAYFETVRASRLEASGRAHFLARSEFLDHHGGTASIRHTGSGEIEQIGVRRRVVDARYQEASVPATHVPSYAVDPDAAFAPIGMLPGRAGEHRGFIVIGAGKTAVDACLWLLDAGIDPERIRWVRPREMWFTDRAGMQPLDQVASIINGLADDAQAGAQARTLVDLCHRLEDVGRLMRIDSGIEPTMYRGTMLSLAELSALRQIDNVIRLGHVKSVEAGRLRLTDGDVAIGPGTLVVDCSARGLASSPQVPIFAHDTITLQQLRHNSPTFNAALLGFIEAHGDDAAEKNRMAPPNPYASTPRDMATMFTRTWVSERLWQGQPDIRRWIEHSRLNLLGGLALRMEDAAVKAAAGRFATHVATAVARLPQLA